The Amycolatopsis umgeniensis DNA segment GTCTAGACCATGGAAAAGGTGGAGCTCGGCCGGACCGGCCGGAAAGTCAGCCAGGTCTCGCTCGGGTGCATGACGATGGGCACCGCCACCGACGAGCGGACCTCGGCGCGGATCCTGGACGCGTACCTCGACGACGGCGGCGACTTCCTCGACACCGCGAACTGCTACTCGTGGTGGGTGCCCGGCGCGGCGGGCGGGGAGAGCGAGGAACTGCTCGGCAAACTGCTGAAAGGCAGGCGGGACAAGGTCTTCCTCGCGACGAAGGTGTCGGCCGCGGTCGCCGACGCCGACAGCGCGCGCAAGGGGTACCACGAGGACGGCAGCGCGGACTGGGACTACATCGGACGCCACTTCGAGGGCGCGGGCGGCGACGTGATCCGGCGCGGCGTCGACGAAAGCCTGCGGCGGCTCGGCACCGACCACATCGACCTGTACTACATCCACGTCGACGATCGGGCGACTCCGCTGGAGGAGACGTTGTCCGCGCTCGACGAGATCGTCCGCGCGGGGAAGGTGCGGCACATCGGCTGGAGCAACGTCCGCTCCTGGCGGCTGGAACGGATTCGCGCGCTCGC contains these protein-coding regions:
- a CDS encoding aldo/keto reductase, which gives rise to MEKVELGRTGRKVSQVSLGCMTMGTATDERTSARILDAYLDDGGDFLDTANCYSWWVPGAAGGESEELLGKLLKGRRDKVFLATKVSAAVADADSARKGYHEDGSADWDYIGRHFEGAGGDVIRRGVDESLRRLGTDHIDLYYIHVDDRATPLEETLSALDEIVRAGKVRHIGWSNVRSWRLERIRALAERNGWASPVAVQLQHSYLRPVADSASLATGDMLDFLRDNEDIALAAYSSILRGIYDDSARRLAHPVWQTYAGPDGEARMAAVDAVAREVGATGNQVALAWLLCQASPRVLPLIGPRTWEHYEAIRPAFTLELSASQLAVLDGAGS